In a single window of the Leptospira sanjuanensis genome:
- a CDS encoding LA_0442/LA_0875 N-terminal domain-containing protein: MRLKISLLLVFCFFLVWSSSLFAADIVRLKNGSIYRGKVVLEDDEKVLLAENEDFIRYFAKENVVSVTYERPQDKNKNTISSDKSSGAKSEPPPHQNPYAGIATPIEREPPHASSQGNDTTIDVTHEIVTDFIWRGLSFSGEMANRRRNESYPSTTIVPSYQPTIDINTPLKGFKIQFWGNFQLTERNDKDNDGRFQLFPGGPGPAYPGQGNPFTAPNPDLLNQSCVYDTQNNVMNGTLATGATCGGLVPKPYKEQNGMKRADGLFYAFYYTFEKTSWGKFTVGTWFYNTFNKNPAYVSAPLGGYNSLAAQGVTSSNNTSNQVTRLAWQEYYIFWQLPFLSYVSPTISFYTQLSAENASLAAGKNYLSLYMSHEYFAEKFFRITPAVNIGYEMSNNIVDNRYGIQDITSSLTFYFGKFFVKGNHVYRPNLYMYDTDNYYGATGGYVNRNTKDGLIVDPSKVNGPINQYLLDQIANSPLIPDAGDGSLRQAIRESYLLQKIPAHLFWFSVGFSHSF, translated from the coding sequence ATGAGGCTCAAAATTTCCCTTCTTCTCGTATTCTGTTTTTTCCTCGTTTGGAGTTCTTCCCTTTTTGCCGCCGATATCGTCCGACTTAAAAACGGTTCGATCTACCGAGGCAAGGTCGTTTTGGAGGACGACGAGAAAGTTCTTCTCGCGGAGAACGAAGACTTTATCCGTTATTTTGCGAAAGAAAACGTGGTCAGCGTAACATACGAAAGACCGCAAGATAAGAATAAAAATACGATCTCTTCGGATAAATCCTCCGGTGCGAAATCCGAACCGCCTCCTCATCAAAACCCGTATGCAGGAATCGCAACGCCGATCGAACGGGAACCGCCTCATGCTTCTTCCCAAGGAAACGACACGACGATCGACGTGACGCACGAGATCGTAACGGACTTTATCTGGAGGGGACTCAGTTTTTCCGGAGAGATGGCAAATCGCCGAAGAAACGAAAGCTACCCTTCCACTACGATCGTTCCTTCGTATCAACCCACGATCGACATCAATACTCCGTTGAAAGGTTTTAAGATTCAGTTTTGGGGAAACTTCCAGCTGACGGAAAGAAACGATAAGGACAACGACGGACGTTTTCAATTATTTCCAGGCGGTCCCGGTCCTGCCTACCCCGGACAAGGAAATCCGTTCACCGCCCCGAATCCGGATCTTCTGAATCAAAGCTGCGTCTACGATACGCAGAACAACGTGATGAACGGAACGCTCGCGACCGGTGCAACCTGTGGAGGTCTGGTTCCGAAACCGTATAAGGAACAAAACGGTATGAAACGTGCGGACGGATTGTTCTATGCGTTCTATTATACGTTCGAGAAGACGAGTTGGGGAAAATTCACCGTGGGAACTTGGTTTTACAATACGTTCAACAAAAACCCGGCGTATGTTTCGGCTCCATTAGGAGGTTATAATTCTCTCGCGGCGCAGGGTGTCACCAGCTCGAACAATACCTCCAATCAGGTGACCCGCCTCGCTTGGCAGGAATATTATATCTTTTGGCAACTTCCGTTTCTTTCCTACGTGAGTCCTACGATTTCCTTTTATACTCAGCTGAGTGCGGAAAACGCGAGTTTGGCGGCCGGTAAGAATTATCTTTCTCTCTACATGAGTCACGAGTATTTTGCGGAGAAATTTTTCAGAATTACTCCCGCGGTCAACATCGGATACGAGATGTCCAACAACATCGTGGACAACCGCTACGGGATTCAGGACATCACGAGCAGCTTGACCTTTTACTTCGGCAAATTCTTCGTCAAAGGAAATCACGTATACCGTCCGAATCTGTATATGTACGACACGGACAACTACTACGGAGCCACCGGCGGGTACGTTAACCGAAACACGAAAGACGGGTTGATCGTGGATCCTTCGAAGGTCAACGGTCCGATCAATCAATACCTGCTCGATCAGATCGCGAACAGTCCTTTGATTCCGGACGCGGGGGACGGTTCCTTGAGACAGGCGATCCGAGAATCGTATTTATTGCAGAAAATTCCGGCGCATTTATTCTGGTTCAGCGTCGGATTCTCGCATAGTTTTTAA
- a CDS encoding PP2C family protein-serine/threonine phosphatase, which translates to MTWIRQFAKLKSGFLNPFTFFEREFNYSEAEAWKDQTRIDQSFIRLAFLLHFTMYPTLAIPEVRNSERGVLYLGVIFLINVMSLVLSFQERFLSWVIQISNIVIIFLMMNLFHESFYRFQDLESLQIYNNYFLLISLIVIFQMFRLKKGSCFLTGIIAICLHIFFVTIKRVELGLDDFPRILFVPDVVYGLCIVIGTSSVIIVKRLISISSELDLEYKYIQQDLTVAKQVQENLFPGRLSIKGIRYEVMRITPNHIGGDFFDFVQLREGNTGIFLTDIAGHGIASALVASMVKIMVSTMPYILKVHPSRLMDYIDDSLQKQFQSYHASAIYMFLDFISKEITFSNAGHPYLIHGSFTKEFREIETEGAILGFGIKKPIAEQVKLPLVEHDRFFLYTDGLIENKNEEGKLLGTEGLLEILNENRFEKDIGVFKAKVQKAVETFFGNVALEDDTLFLIVEVE; encoded by the coding sequence ATGACCTGGATCAGACAATTCGCTAAGTTGAAATCCGGCTTTCTGAATCCCTTTACGTTTTTTGAAAGGGAATTCAATTACAGCGAAGCGGAAGCGTGGAAGGATCAGACGAGAATCGATCAGTCCTTTATCCGTCTTGCGTTTCTCCTTCACTTCACGATGTATCCGACGCTTGCGATTCCCGAAGTACGCAATTCGGAGCGAGGAGTTTTGTATCTCGGAGTGATCTTTCTCATCAACGTGATGAGTTTGGTTCTTTCGTTTCAGGAGAGATTTCTTTCTTGGGTGATTCAGATCTCAAACATCGTCATCATCTTTCTGATGATGAATCTCTTTCACGAATCCTTTTATCGATTTCAGGATTTGGAAAGTCTTCAGATCTATAACAATTATTTTTTACTCATTTCCCTGATCGTGATCTTTCAGATGTTCCGCTTGAAAAAAGGCTCCTGTTTTTTGACGGGAATCATCGCGATTTGTCTGCATATCTTTTTCGTTACGATCAAGCGGGTCGAACTCGGACTCGACGATTTTCCTAGAATTCTTTTCGTACCCGACGTAGTCTACGGACTTTGTATCGTGATCGGAACCTCTTCGGTAATCATCGTTAAACGACTGATTTCGATTTCTTCCGAACTCGATCTGGAATACAAATACATCCAGCAGGATCTCACGGTTGCCAAACAGGTTCAGGAGAATCTGTTTCCCGGTCGTTTGAGCATCAAGGGAATCCGTTACGAAGTGATGCGGATCACTCCGAATCATATCGGCGGCGACTTCTTCGACTTTGTTCAACTCCGGGAAGGAAACACGGGAATTTTTTTGACGGACATTGCGGGACACGGAATCGCCTCGGCGCTTGTCGCTTCCATGGTAAAGATCATGGTTTCCACGATGCCTTATATTCTTAAGGTGCATCCCTCGCGTTTGATGGATTACATAGACGATTCTTTGCAAAAACAATTTCAATCCTATCATGCTTCCGCGATTTATATGTTTTTGGATTTTATTTCCAAAGAAATCACCTTTTCCAACGCGGGGCATCCGTATTTGATTCACGGATCATTCACAAAAGAATTTCGTGAGATCGAAACCGAAGGTGCGATTCTCGGTTTCGGAATCAAAAAGCCGATTGCGGAGCAGGTTAAACTTCCTCTTGTCGAACACGATCGTTTCTTTTTATACACGGACGGTTTGATAGAAAACAAGAACGAGGAAGGAAAACTTCTTGGAACGGAAGGGCTTCTTGAAATATTGAATGAGAATCGATTCGAAAAAGATATCGGAGTCTTCAAAGCGAAGGTGCAGAAGGCCGTGGAAACCTTTTTCGGAAACGTAGCACTGGAGGACGACACCCTCTTTCTCATCGTAGAAGTGGAGTAA
- a CDS encoding methyl-accepting chemotaxis protein yields the protein MSIRFRISLYLALVLLAGSIAITTINTITTYFKLSRDIQDSSAMVASRYAFEIRDFFDKALGGLRGLEFQLSHARPTREETIETLKDLAKSDPNYFGAWSVFEPGKFDSLDSKYVNRQGYDATGRFIPYINKAAGADKPLVLEPVIYYENQDASGYFYNVPKKTGIDFIADPFAYPVSGREILMISVVKPVRRNGEVAGVVGMDITMENMQEMLEPIRPYQGEGYLSLISPGGYYAANGLQPELVGKEIQDPEWKKKILEGSLKDEIQAYERGGATHFFYSFYLGNYNKKWILEVSVPDSIFWKNLSRVIAETIATSLFTMIIIVIVFNLIFQKLITHGINTAISFSEEVSSGNLVVENSYERKDEVGKLLLSLDHMKNNLKSIILEIKGSSESLNSTSDQMAESSKSFYDVAQEQASASEESSAAIEELAASAENVGKSMDRAISHMKDIDGNVVLLKEQIARINDEMKSLASLAGESQQQATTGESSMNQSTKAMDEIGDSASRINEILSIITDISEKTNLLALNAAIEAARAGEAGKGFAVVAEEISKLASQTSNSVQEIGQLVESTNRAVMNGTSKVKEASDILAKLRSSVDMFGVSAKNVLDSVNTQEKNTEKIHQSASSLMSFSLQIEEAVQEQKRATDEITKTIVSISDGTQEIASGADDLTGFSKNMHTQSEGLIRLINKFKI from the coding sequence ATGAGCATCAGGTTTCGAATATCGTTATATCTTGCACTCGTACTTTTGGCGGGAAGCATCGCGATTACCACCATCAATACGATTACGACGTACTTTAAACTTTCGCGGGATATTCAGGATTCTTCCGCGATGGTTGCGTCGAGATACGCGTTCGAAATTCGGGACTTTTTCGACAAGGCTCTCGGCGGCTTGCGCGGTCTTGAATTTCAACTTTCGCACGCAAGACCGACCCGAGAGGAAACGATCGAAACGTTAAAGGATCTTGCAAAGAGCGATCCGAATTATTTCGGAGCTTGGTCCGTATTCGAACCGGGTAAATTCGATTCTTTGGATTCGAAATACGTCAATCGACAAGGCTACGACGCGACGGGAAGATTTATTCCTTACATCAATAAGGCCGCAGGCGCGGACAAACCTTTGGTATTGGAGCCGGTCATCTATTACGAAAATCAGGATGCGAGCGGATACTTTTATAACGTTCCCAAAAAAACGGGAATCGATTTTATCGCCGATCCGTTTGCGTATCCCGTTTCGGGTCGCGAGATCCTGATGATATCCGTCGTAAAACCGGTTCGCAGAAACGGCGAAGTCGCGGGCGTCGTGGGGATGGATATCACGATGGAAAACATGCAGGAGATGCTCGAACCGATTCGGCCGTATCAAGGAGAAGGATATCTGAGTTTGATTTCTCCCGGAGGTTATTATGCTGCGAACGGATTGCAGCCCGAGCTCGTCGGAAAGGAAATTCAAGATCCCGAATGGAAGAAAAAAATCCTGGAAGGAAGTCTGAAGGACGAGATTCAAGCTTACGAACGAGGAGGAGCGACGCATTTCTTTTATTCCTTCTATTTGGGGAATTACAATAAGAAATGGATCTTGGAAGTCAGCGTTCCGGACAGCATCTTCTGGAAAAATCTTTCGAGAGTGATTGCGGAGACGATCGCTACGTCTCTGTTTACGATGATCATCATCGTAATCGTATTCAATCTAATATTCCAAAAATTGATTACGCACGGAATCAACACGGCCATCTCCTTTTCGGAGGAGGTTTCCTCCGGAAATCTTGTGGTGGAAAATTCCTATGAACGCAAGGACGAAGTAGGAAAACTTCTTCTTTCCTTGGATCATATGAAGAATAATCTCAAGAGCATCATCTTGGAGATCAAGGGTTCTTCCGAGTCTTTGAATTCGACTTCGGATCAGATGGCCGAGTCTTCCAAAAGTTTTTACGACGTCGCTCAGGAGCAGGCTTCCGCATCGGAAGAATCCTCGGCTGCGATCGAAGAGTTGGCCGCATCCGCGGAGAATGTAGGCAAGTCCATGGATCGCGCGATTTCGCACATGAAGGACATCGACGGGAACGTGGTCTTGTTGAAGGAACAAATCGCGAGAATCAACGACGAGATGAAGTCTCTTGCATCCCTCGCGGGAGAATCGCAACAGCAAGCGACGACCGGCGAGAGTTCCATGAATCAGTCCACCAAGGCGATGGATGAGATCGGAGACAGCGCTTCCCGGATCAACGAGATTCTTTCCATCATCACCGATATTTCCGAAAAGACCAACTTACTCGCGTTAAACGCCGCGATCGAAGCCGCCCGCGCGGGAGAGGCCGGAAAAGGGTTTGCGGTCGTTGCGGAAGAAATCTCCAAACTCGCGTCGCAAACTTCCAACAGCGTTCAAGAGATCGGACAACTCGTGGAATCGACGAACCGCGCCGTGATGAACGGAACGAGCAAGGTTAAAGAAGCGTCCGATATTCTTGCGAAGCTCCGAAGTTCGGTGGATATGTTCGGGGTTTCCGCGAAGAACGTTCTCGATTCGGTGAATACGCAGGAAAAGAACACGGAAAAGATTCATCAGAGCGCGAGTTCACTTATGAGTTTCAGTCTTCAGATCGAAGAAGCGGTTCAGGAACAAAAACGCGCCACCGATGAGATCACAAAAACGATCGTGAGCATTTCGGATGGAACGCAGGAAATCGCGAGTGGGGCGGACGACCTAACCGGTTTTTCCAAAAACATGCACACCCAATCCGAAGGTCTGATTCGTCTGATCAATAAATTTAAGATATAG